The following are encoded in a window of bacterium SCSIO 12643 genomic DNA:
- a CDS encoding DUF2589 domain-containing protein, which yields MDKNIGLLDKYFIDPYGPTDVQGSLDDALRVSQNISNKKGSVTNEDLQRASEVFSKAKDALSGNANSTSNPKASGVLSPKTVAMEYPRETANGMESVEVQVPLLTLAPLSMSQIEKATLIADFELEIINDEVQISFVDEKRRRRRDHATRGSLEITISPQEPSDGLKLLIEGYEKALKSQIP from the coding sequence ATGGATAAGAACATCGGTTTGCTCGATAAGTATTTTATTGATCCATACGGTCCTACAGATGTTCAGGGTAGTTTGGATGATGCTTTAAGAGTATCACAAAACATCTCAAACAAAAAAGGCTCGGTGACCAATGAAGACTTACAACGTGCTTCTGAAGTTTTTTCAAAAGCCAAAGACGCTTTATCCGGAAATGCCAATAGTACTTCCAATCCCAAAGCTTCGGGGGTATTATCTCCCAAAACCGTGGCAATGGAATATCCAAGGGAAACCGCTAATGGCATGGAATCCGTTGAGGTTCAGGTTCCCCTACTCACATTGGCTCCTTTATCTATGTCTCAAATTGAAAAAGCCACATTAATTGCGGATTTTGAACTGGAAATCATCAATGATGAGGTGCAAATCAGTTTTGTAGATGAAAAGCGTAGAAGACGTAGAGATCATGCAACACGTGGCAGTTTGGAAATCACTATTTCTCCGCAGGAACCATCAGACGGATTAAAGTTATTGATCGAAGGTTATGAAAAAGCGCTCAAAAGCCAAATTCCATAG
- a CDS encoding GNAT family N-acetyltransferase has translation MNQSKVRIVPFDARYTHDFTQLNFEWLEKYFYIEDYDREVLTQPQKYILDAGGYIFFALLGEEVVGTVALIQRGEGVYELSKMAVTERYQGLRIGQKLMYNCIHFAGQSGWEKLFLDSNTVLTPAITLYHKVGFKEIPVPEDTPYERCNIRMELYV, from the coding sequence ATGAATCAATCAAAAGTGCGCATCGTACCATTTGATGCGAGATATACCCATGATTTTACACAACTCAACTTCGAGTGGTTAGAGAAGTATTTTTATATAGAGGATTATGATAGAGAGGTATTGACACAACCTCAGAAATATATTTTGGATGCCGGAGGGTATATATTCTTTGCGTTATTGGGAGAAGAAGTTGTAGGAACTGTGGCTCTGATTCAAAGAGGAGAAGGCGTTTATGAATTATCTAAAATGGCGGTAACCGAAAGGTATCAGGGGTTAAGAATTGGTCAAAAGCTGATGTATAACTGCATTCATTTTGCCGGACAAAGTGGATGGGAGAAGCTATTCTTAGATTCTAATACGGTTTTGACCCCAGCTATCACGTTATACCATAAAGTGGGTTTTAAAGAAATCCCGGTTCCGGAAGATACACCGTATGAACGCTGCAATATTCGAATGGAGTTGTATGTCTAA
- a CDS encoding MarR family transcriptional regulator, with the protein MENDFVKELGYLGFTMRLKRISDTLMHEGRRLYSELDVDIEPNWFVVFKLLQSRGAMTVTQIAECVMMAHPSVITITNKMLNAGYLVSEKDPEDSRKRLLDLSDRAEKMLPKYEKIWDAGELGIEKALQGLDPLLFITEMENRFAQSNFKQRTLKELKS; encoded by the coding sequence ATGGAAAACGATTTTGTGAAAGAGCTGGGGTATCTGGGATTTACGATGCGACTTAAGCGCATCAGCGATACACTCATGCACGAGGGGAGACGCTTATATAGCGAATTGGATGTGGACATTGAACCCAACTGGTTTGTCGTATTTAAACTCCTGCAATCACGAGGGGCTATGACCGTGACGCAGATTGCAGAGTGTGTAATGATGGCACATCCTTCGGTGATTACGATAACGAATAAAATGCTCAATGCGGGATATCTGGTTTCTGAAAAAGACCCGGAAGACTCTCGTAAGAGATTATTGGATTTATCGGACCGTGCAGAGAAAATGCTGCCCAAATACGAAAAGATCTGGGATGCAGGTGAGTTAGGGATCGAAAAGGCTTTACAAGGCCTGGATCCGTTGCTATTTATCACTGAAATGGAAAATCGATTTGCCCAAAGCAATTTTAAACAACGAACATTAAAAGAATTAAAATCATAA
- a CDS encoding sterol desaturase family protein, producing the protein MEAKYAKVLSLIFILLILLEVIWSWFKHKKNYNLKDTLSNFFIIVVGRLLKPVSLAWGMFLFQWVEPYKIFTIPKTGYTFLITFLIVELVYYWYHRLSHEIPVLWAIHHTHHSSMWFNLSAAGRLNWLGKFTSVLFYIPLVLLGFSPQFIVGSLAISLIYQFLLHTETIGKLGILEGIFFNTPSAHRVHHGSNPEYLDKNYGGMLIIWDRVFGTYIPEVEQVKYGVTTGFIGHNPFMIIFKPLLDYIKQLGKRTSHLSIWILVFVGIGVGACSQPEPEPTGISEAEAAEIVATSLAYNTYGMASSVYAVSHEIDSGVNCNEQWSDSGTAHYTSIYGHVTSEYTYDEDYAKICGDYEMVHYQVKASQTIDAVYFSSYQDVDAFFTVTGMEDSLTIEYYSGAYSYTGERFSKSSGQTLKVSYQMQFSDLQIDKSTYYITGGQSGFDIKVDSDISESYSGMVVFINDKEAQISFSNGNTYLLNLETGMISVL; encoded by the coding sequence ATGGAAGCGAAATATGCCAAAGTATTATCACTGATATTCATTTTACTTATTCTATTGGAAGTGATCTGGTCGTGGTTTAAACATAAAAAGAATTACAACCTAAAAGACACACTTTCCAATTTCTTCATCATCGTGGTGGGTCGTCTCTTAAAACCAGTTTCATTAGCCTGGGGAATGTTTTTATTTCAATGGGTGGAACCCTATAAAATCTTTACCATTCCTAAAACCGGATATACATTTTTGATCACATTCCTGATTGTGGAATTGGTATACTACTGGTATCATAGACTGAGTCATGAAATACCTGTATTATGGGCTATACATCATACACACCATTCTAGTATGTGGTTTAACTTATCTGCAGCAGGTCGACTGAACTGGTTGGGAAAGTTTACCAGTGTGTTGTTTTACATTCCTTTGGTTTTACTGGGTTTTTCACCTCAGTTTATTGTAGGAAGTCTGGCGATAAGTTTAATCTATCAGTTTTTACTACATACCGAGACCATTGGTAAATTGGGTATTCTGGAAGGAATATTCTTCAATACACCCTCAGCTCATAGAGTGCATCATGGATCGAACCCGGAGTATTTGGATAAAAATTACGGAGGGATGTTGATTATCTGGGACCGTGTTTTTGGAACCTATATACCAGAGGTAGAGCAGGTAAAGTATGGGGTGACGACAGGGTTTATCGGACACAATCCGTTTATGATCATTTTTAAGCCACTCCTGGATTATATCAAACAGTTGGGAAAGAGAACTTCTCATTTAAGTATTTGGATCCTGGTATTTGTAGGAATAGGAGTAGGTGCGTGTAGTCAACCGGAACCAGAGCCAACAGGAATCTCTGAAGCTGAAGCCGCAGAAATTGTGGCAACATCATTGGCTTATAATACTTATGGAATGGCTTCTAGTGTATATGCGGTGAGTCACGAAATTGATTCAGGTGTAAATTGTAATGAACAATGGAGTGACTCTGGAACTGCGCATTATACTTCGATTTATGGACATGTCACTTCCGAATATACCTATGATGAAGATTATGCCAAGATTTGTGGGGACTATGAAATGGTACATTATCAAGTGAAAGCCAGCCAAACAATAGATGCGGTCTATTTTAGTTCGTATCAGGATGTAGATGCGTTTTTTACGGTGACCGGAATGGAAGATTCATTAACGATTGAGTATTACAGCGGTGCTTATTCATATACCGGTGAGCGATTTTCTAAAAGCTCTGGCCAAACATTAAAAGTGTCTTACCAGATGCAATTTAGTGATTTACAAATTGACAAATCCACTTATTATATAACTGGAGGGCAATCCGGTTTTGATATTAAAGTAGATTCGGATATTTCTGAGAGTTACAGTGGAATGGTGGTATTTATTAATGATAAAGAGGCGCAAATTAGTTTTAGCAATGGGAATACATATTTGCTGAATTTAGAAACCGGAATGATTTCCGTTTTGTAA
- a CDS encoding response regulator transcription factor yields the protein MKVLIIEDELSAYDNLKYLLGKQSVDMEVEDVIDNVKDAVDYFRSDPQCELVFMDIHLADGISFEIFEQVEVKIPIIFTTAYDQYAIQAFKVHSIDYLLKPLDVESVAQALDKYEDIRNQEDASQKLRDMILDLMPSKRVFKKTYLVQQRDKLIPLNVNDVAYFLLEASIVKAYTFDQKGYILDKKLDEIEAEVNPSEFFRATRQLIVQRSAIENMQVYFQGKLILNVKPELEERIIMSKAKSRELKRWMNEMS from the coding sequence ATGAAGGTGTTAATAATTGAAGATGAGTTATCTGCATATGATAACTTAAAGTATTTATTGGGTAAGCAGTCGGTAGATATGGAGGTAGAAGATGTGATTGATAATGTGAAAGATGCAGTGGATTATTTTCGATCTGATCCTCAGTGTGAATTGGTTTTTATGGATATTCATTTAGCCGATGGAATTTCATTTGAAATCTTCGAGCAGGTAGAGGTTAAAATTCCCATCATATTTACTACAGCGTATGATCAATATGCGATTCAGGCATTTAAGGTGCATAGCATAGATTATTTACTGAAGCCATTGGATGTAGAATCTGTTGCGCAAGCGTTAGATAAGTATGAAGATATACGCAACCAGGAAGATGCTTCACAAAAGTTACGTGATATGATTCTGGACTTAATGCCTTCGAAACGTGTGTTTAAAAAAACGTATTTGGTGCAACAACGTGATAAATTGATACCTCTAAATGTCAATGATGTCGCTTACTTTTTGCTGGAAGCCAGTATCGTAAAAGCATATACGTTTGATCAAAAAGGATATATTCTGGACAAGAAACTGGATGAAATAGAAGCAGAGGTGAACCCCAGTGAGTTTTTTAGAGCTACAAGACAGCTTATTGTACAGCGATCTGCCATTGAAAATATGCAAGTGTATTTCCAGGGGAAGCTCATATTGAATGTAAAACCCGAACTGGAAGAACGTATTATCATGAGTAAGGCAAAGTCCAGAGAATTAAAGCGCTGGATGAATGAAATGAGTTAA
- a CDS encoding DUF3972 domain-containing protein, whose product MPRIVFILNNPIQDFGMLEMSWADVIFRCISVFLFSYLILWLNTSLWSNKNILTKVFLSFGVFIVWRLIYRVVDHFIEFHTVISPRFDAFVYLLILIMLLVVSYTIHLNHQSKKDAIEKERLKQQGLQNELTALKNQMNPHFLFNSLNSLSLLVRKDQGSAEKFIQKLSFLYRYILHSADEDLVSLQEEMKFLKSYIYLMQQRYQENFEVLMEIPEDLGTIKIPSLALQLLVENAVKHNEISKRHPLKIEIRYDGNFLIVQNKIQLRTGYVESMEKGLSNLNLRYQLLKNTEIEIVNDAHNFIVKLPII is encoded by the coding sequence ATGCCGCGGATTGTATTTATTCTGAATAATCCCATTCAGGATTTTGGAATGTTAGAGATGTCCTGGGCTGACGTTATTTTTAGATGTATCTCCGTATTTCTGTTCAGTTATCTGATTTTATGGCTCAATACCTCCTTGTGGTCAAATAAAAACATCTTAACCAAAGTATTTTTAAGCTTTGGCGTTTTTATTGTCTGGAGGTTGATTTATAGAGTGGTAGATCATTTTATAGAGTTTCATACCGTGATCAGTCCACGTTTTGATGCCTTTGTGTATTTACTCATTTTGATTATGCTTCTTGTAGTAAGTTATACGATCCATTTAAATCATCAATCTAAAAAGGATGCAATAGAAAAGGAGCGGTTAAAACAACAAGGATTGCAAAATGAGCTGACCGCGTTAAAGAATCAAATGAATCCACATTTTTTGTTTAATTCTTTGAATTCATTGAGTTTATTGGTTCGGAAAGATCAGGGGTCCGCGGAGAAGTTTATACAAAAACTGTCATTTCTATATCGTTATATTCTACATAGTGCGGATGAGGATCTGGTGTCTTTACAGGAAGAGATGAAGTTTTTAAAAAGCTATATTTATCTGATGCAACAGCGCTATCAGGAGAATTTTGAGGTGTTAATGGAGATTCCCGAAGATTTGGGAACTATAAAAATCCCGTCATTGGCGCTACAGTTACTCGTTGAAAACGCAGTGAAGCATAATGAAATATCTAAAAGACACCCACTTAAAATTGAAATTCGTTATGATGGAAATTTCTTAATCGTACAGAATAAAATCCAATTAAGAACAGGGTATGTCGAAAGTATGGAGAAGGGCTTATCTAATTTAAATTTGCGTTATCAGTTATTGAAAAATACGGAAATAGAAATCGTGAATGATGCACATAATTTTATTGTAAAACTACCAATAATATGA
- a CDS encoding peptide chain release factor H, translating to MNKIFQITAGRGPAECSWVVAKVLKLFIKEVAFNGFTYSVLHQVKGVENTTLNSVAIQVDGAEDALREFGKNWIGTIQWIGQSTFRKYHKRKNWFIAVNELDLSTTSFTISDREIKYEAMRSGGPGGQHVNKVSSAIRATHIPTGVFVKVSESRSQHQNKKLAKERLIQLLKIRELEDKKATIQSTWQNHNELQRGNPVRVFNGADFKSTYQSKSYKSKRQKHKLELKKLNFKD from the coding sequence ATGAATAAGATATTTCAAATCACAGCAGGAAGAGGTCCTGCAGAATGTAGCTGGGTAGTGGCTAAAGTACTTAAACTGTTTATTAAGGAAGTAGCTTTTAATGGTTTTACATATAGTGTTTTACATCAGGTGAAAGGTGTGGAGAATACCACGTTGAATTCTGTAGCCATTCAGGTGGACGGAGCGGAAGACGCGCTCAGGGAATTCGGTAAAAACTGGATAGGAACAATACAATGGATCGGACAAAGTACCTTTCGAAAATACCATAAACGTAAGAACTGGTTTATTGCAGTAAATGAATTGGATCTAAGCACGACTTCCTTTACGATTTCAGATCGTGAGATCAAATATGAAGCCATGCGATCAGGTGGTCCGGGAGGGCAACATGTCAATAAGGTGAGTAGCGCAATACGTGCCACTCACATACCTACAGGGGTGTTCGTGAAAGTTTCAGAGAGCAGATCACAACATCAAAATAAGAAGTTGGCTAAAGAAAGGCTCATTCAACTTCTTAAGATTCGTGAATTGGAAGACAAGAAAGCAACGATTCAATCCACCTGGCAAAACCACAATGAGCTACAAAGAGGAAATCCGGTACGTGTTTTTAATGGAGCAGATTTTAAATCTACCTATCAGTCTAAGAGTTATAAATCCAAAAGGCAAAAACATAAACTGGAGCTTAAAAAGTTGAATTTTAAAGATTAA